One genomic window of Paenibacillus xylanilyticus includes the following:
- a CDS encoding ABC transporter permease: MKVSHAAVSVKPSLKNKSLGKRIWKNWELYLFMLPALLYFLVFHYGPMYGIQIAFKNFVPSKGITGSEWVGFDHFERFFNSYFFWDLLWNTFSISFYELAIGFPLPIILALAFNEVRNGPFKKSVQTVTYAPHFISVVVMAGMIITFLSPSSGMIVRFIEFLGFQPAQFLTDPAWFKTIYVFSGVWQSTGWGTIIYLAALSGVDPQLHEAAIMDGASRIKRMLHINLPTIVPTITIMLILNMGNILSLGFEKILLLQNSLNMEASDVISTYVYRAGLVDAQYSFSTAVGLFNSVINVILLVTVNQIAKRTSENSLW; encoded by the coding sequence ATGAAGGTGAGTCATGCTGCAGTATCCGTAAAACCTTCATTAAAGAACAAATCCCTTGGCAAAAGAATCTGGAAAAATTGGGAGCTTTATTTGTTCATGCTTCCCGCGTTGTTGTATTTCCTCGTTTTTCATTACGGCCCGATGTACGGCATTCAGATTGCTTTCAAGAATTTCGTACCTTCAAAAGGAATTACAGGCAGTGAATGGGTTGGCTTTGACCATTTTGAACGATTCTTCAATTCCTATTTCTTTTGGGATCTGCTCTGGAACACGTTCAGCATCAGCTTCTATGAACTTGCGATTGGGTTTCCACTTCCGATTATTTTGGCGCTTGCCTTTAATGAGGTGCGGAACGGTCCGTTCAAGAAATCGGTTCAGACGGTAACCTATGCTCCGCATTTCATTTCCGTCGTTGTTATGGCAGGGATGATCATTACCTTTCTGTCGCCTTCCAGTGGAATGATCGTCCGTTTCATTGAATTCCTGGGCTTTCAACCTGCACAGTTTCTGACGGACCCGGCCTGGTTTAAGACGATTTATGTTTTCTCGGGGGTCTGGCAGAGTACCGGGTGGGGTACGATTATTTATCTCGCGGCTCTGTCTGGCGTAGATCCCCAGCTGCATGAAGCGGCCATTATGGATGGAGCGAGCCGGATTAAACGGATGCTGCATATCAATCTGCCAACCATTGTGCCCACGATTACAATCATGCTGATCTTAAATATGGGGAATATACTGAGCCTTGGTTTCGAGAAAATTCTGCTGCTGCAGAATTCACTCAATATGGAAGCCTCCGATGTAATCTCCACCTATGTCTATCGCGCTGGACTGGTAGATGCTCAGTATAGTTTCTCAACCGCAGTTGGCTTGTTTAACTCGGTAATCAACGTGATTTTGCTTGTTACTGTCAATCAGATTGCCAAACGTACCAGTGAAAATAGCCTCTGGTAG
- a CDS encoding glycoside hydrolase family 125 protein, producing MNLPPSITEYLNEADKRLAHHPKLQKLFRNCFPNTLETTTKLLEDGTTFVFTGDIPAMWLRDSTEQVRHYIPFAKNDSELQRILRGLIARQMFYVNIDPYTNAFNETASDKHYRATDDCNLNPWMWERKYELDSLCFVVQLAYMYWKEAEQTDIFDTDCYRALSSIVNVIETEQYHGEKSSYHFIRQTLQDTETLYNNGRGMPVNYTGMSWSGFRPSDDSCQFGYNIPSNMFAVVILEYIREIASVIYKDERLAARAAKLRKEIDFGIRTYGIVNHPKYGRIYAYETDGFGNYSLMDDAGTPGLLSIPYIGYVGVEDEIYQNTRRFALSFDNPFYFEGKYAKGIGSPHTPGGYVWHMALSMQALTADNDEEMKELIDMLIRTDDDTGYMHEGFHPDDPSDFSREWFAWSNSLFATLIGKAMDKGIV from the coding sequence ATGAATCTGCCACCTTCCATTACCGAGTACTTGAATGAAGCCGACAAACGGCTTGCCCATCATCCCAAATTGCAAAAGCTGTTCCGCAACTGCTTCCCCAATACACTTGAAACGACAACCAAGCTGCTTGAAGACGGCACCACTTTTGTATTTACTGGCGATATCCCCGCCATGTGGCTGCGCGATTCTACGGAGCAGGTGCGCCACTACATTCCGTTTGCCAAAAACGACTCTGAGCTTCAGCGGATTCTCCGCGGCCTGATTGCCCGGCAGATGTTCTATGTGAATATCGACCCGTACACGAATGCATTTAATGAAACAGCAAGCGACAAGCATTACCGGGCTACGGATGATTGCAATTTAAACCCCTGGATGTGGGAGCGCAAATACGAGCTGGACTCCCTCTGCTTTGTCGTTCAGCTGGCCTATATGTACTGGAAGGAAGCGGAGCAAACAGATATCTTCGATACCGATTGCTACCGAGCACTCAGCTCCATTGTGAACGTTATTGAAACGGAGCAGTACCACGGAGAGAAGTCGTCCTACCATTTTATCCGGCAGACGCTTCAGGATACGGAGACGTTATACAATAATGGACGCGGCATGCCTGTCAACTACACCGGCATGAGCTGGTCGGGCTTCCGCCCGAGTGATGACAGCTGCCAATTCGGCTACAACATTCCCTCCAACATGTTCGCTGTGGTGATTCTGGAGTATATCCGCGAGATTGCCAGCGTTATTTATAAGGACGAAAGGCTGGCTGCCCGAGCAGCGAAGCTGCGCAAGGAAATTGACTTCGGCATCCGGACGTACGGGATTGTGAATCATCCGAAATACGGCCGAATCTACGCCTATGAAACGGATGGATTCGGGAACTATTCACTGATGGATGATGCCGGCACACCGGGATTGCTATCTATTCCTTATATTGGTTATGTAGGGGTGGAGGATGAAATCTATCAAAACACCCGCCGATTTGCTCTCAGTTTCGACAACCCATTCTACTTCGAGGGTAAATATGCCAAAGGCATTGGCAGTCCGCATACGCCAGGGGGTTATGTGTGGCATATGGCACTTTCTATGCAGGCACTAACAGCGGATAATGATGAGGAAATGAAGGAATTAATCGATATGCTGATCAGAACTGATGATGATACAGGGTATATGCATGAAGGCTTCCATCCCGATGATCCCTCCGACTTTTCACGTGAGTGGTTCGCCTGGTCTAACAGCCTTTTTGCTACGCTGATTGGCAAAGCGATGGACAAGGGAATTGTCTAA
- a CDS encoding DinB family protein, translating into MKTIKAMMEHLYWADERILDALQKSETRNIDLLKLVRHVAVAERVWLSRLLGKDGGQYSLWEEAEDLSVIRAMFEENAMHYRVYMEGLDESRLDELLDYANQSGVLFQTSVRDILSQVILHGQYHRGQINQMLRIESAEPVPIDYITFARL; encoded by the coding sequence ATGAAGACAATTAAGGCTATGATGGAGCATCTGTACTGGGCCGACGAACGAATCCTGGACGCGCTTCAGAAAAGTGAAACGAGGAACATAGACCTGTTAAAGCTGGTTAGGCATGTCGCGGTTGCAGAACGTGTCTGGCTATCCCGATTGCTTGGCAAGGATGGCGGTCAGTATTCGTTGTGGGAGGAAGCAGAAGACCTCTCAGTGATCCGGGCGATGTTCGAAGAAAACGCCATGCATTATCGCGTCTATATGGAAGGACTTGATGAATCCCGGTTGGACGAGTTGCTTGACTACGCGAACCAGAGCGGGGTTCTTTTTCAAACATCTGTCCGGGACATCCTGTCTCAGGTTATCTTACATGGTCAATATCACCGGGGACAGATCAACCAAATGCTTCGAATTGAATCGGCAGAGCCAGTCCCAATCGATTACATCACGTTTGCCAGACTATGA
- a CDS encoding nitroreductase family protein — MKPSQKTNDFNEIIYGRRSIKTYDSSVKISREEMTQMINEASTAPSSINMQPWRFLVVDTPEGKEKLVPLSRFNKEKVAQASAVIAVFADKNNFDYAENIYGKAVELGLMPQDVKDFQLNAFKPIYNSMSDAEMNDVIMLDSGLVSMQLMLVARAHGYDTNPIGGYEKDQIAEVFGLDKERYVPVMLLTIGKAASEGYTSYRLPAEETTFWA, encoded by the coding sequence ATGAAACCATCTCAAAAAACAAACGATTTTAATGAAATTATATACGGACGCCGCTCGATTAAGACGTATGATTCATCCGTCAAAATTTCCAGAGAAGAAATGACTCAAATGATCAACGAAGCGAGCACTGCTCCTTCCTCCATTAACATGCAGCCTTGGCGTTTCCTTGTTGTGGATACACCAGAGGGTAAAGAAAAACTCGTACCGCTGTCCCGTTTCAACAAAGAAAAAGTGGCTCAAGCTTCAGCGGTTATTGCCGTGTTTGCGGACAAAAACAACTTCGATTATGCCGAAAACATTTATGGGAAAGCCGTTGAGCTCGGATTAATGCCGCAGGATGTAAAGGACTTTCAGTTGAATGCATTCAAACCGATCTATAACAGCATGTCTGATGCTGAAATGAACGATGTCATTATGCTTGATTCCGGTCTGGTTTCCATGCAATTGATGCTGGTTGCCCGTGCGCATGGATATGATACCAATCCAATTGGCGGATATGAAAAGGATCAAATTGCCGAAGTGTTTGGATTGGATAAAGAGCGTTATGTTCCAGTCATGCTGCTGACCATCGGTAAAGCTGCGAGCGAGGGATATACCTCCTACCGCCTGCCAGCAGAAGAAACGACATTCTGGGCTTAA
- a CDS encoding MarR family winged helix-turn-helix transcriptional regulator — MNCSLEQENLLILLKNISNQLKPKFERCTGISSSRYVLLYHLYIHEEVTQSHLQKAIHIDSAAITRHLKQLEADGLVSRRRNPIDQRETFVRLTEQGLTHIANFKQDRNQFVHQMLLDFSEEEVAMMTDMLARMQFNMKDM; from the coding sequence ATGAATTGTTCTTTGGAGCAAGAAAACCTATTAATTCTACTTAAAAATATAAGCAATCAGCTAAAACCCAAATTTGAACGTTGTACGGGGATCAGTTCCTCACGATATGTTCTGCTGTATCATCTCTATATTCATGAAGAGGTGACTCAAAGCCATTTGCAAAAAGCCATTCACATCGATAGTGCTGCCATTACACGCCATTTGAAGCAGCTGGAAGCCGATGGACTCGTATCAAGAAGACGAAATCCCATTGACCAAAGAGAAACCTTCGTTCGGTTAACGGAACAAGGACTCACGCATATAGCCAACTTCAAACAGGATCGTAACCAGTTCGTTCATCAGATGCTGCTTGACTTCAGTGAGGAAGAAGTTGCCATGATGACAGACATGCTCGCACGTATGCAATTCAATATGAAAGATATGTAA
- a CDS encoding copper amine oxidase N-terminal domain-containing protein, with protein MNLKKNMSIITAVAVLQAFTVGSASAQTVDQGEAAVVTPAKVESVEVMKKEQPLTENEVKIKSSTSSKAESTVKDTEASKSAVVETTPATENDPAAVDQAATTNESEEGTANQEGTAEDDMTPATPATPAQVEQQPATGNSTTGTLGGDLTLYMNSNKMEQDGKSYLAGQPMTVKNGVSYVAIRALVDRVGYGVKYDNKTKETIIISGDNELRFKTNSKVYTVNGESRTMKGPAYQQKNTFMVPLTSITQALNISYKVNQSAKTVVLNLHKKPVASFVISQKEIFAGDTVDYVTSYSSPNGLEITSERWTGRQDSFDQAGTYTISYQVQDSNGQWSDPYSVTIQVLQPNLPPVAMFTTDKDQYKMGEKITYLDQSTDDEGKIEKTVWDNNPLAFFEPGPKTVTLTVTDNHGATDTYSKVINITNETLYNVSDFNLLFTPVGQKFTFNGGEVTSMEKVPYTYRDEASLLIRSNSPETVNTEGIVYQESSSGQTRFMIHHVNNTGKRVKMYVIATNNNPYPAVFEQQNMGFAGPTPFATVAGKLSIDKWFKSIQTGADQKKEYFEPGESKLILTELNKTPMKEGQVISLYSDAFSDYSLDYNVILVEENKDPFEALPTLPVLDRDGVHNRGTYPNATRVITYDQQVGATPARLPLGDNASDPNLVGTDPMAYTDASNAGNFGVLYKITLSNVAPRTLISFNPRGGKYFGVALVNGQVVQIVDGSISINTSSEQSVLYRTGSSSESVTILFSAAPGSNLPVNLLFTPLPMEK; from the coding sequence ATGAATTTGAAAAAGAATATGTCCATTATCACGGCGGTAGCTGTACTTCAAGCTTTTACAGTTGGTTCAGCGAGCGCACAAACCGTGGATCAAGGGGAAGCGGCAGTTGTAACGCCTGCCAAAGTGGAATCCGTAGAGGTCATGAAGAAAGAACAGCCGCTTACCGAGAATGAAGTGAAAATAAAAAGCAGCACATCATCAAAAGCTGAATCTACTGTAAAGGACACTGAAGCCTCTAAATCAGCAGTTGTGGAGACAACACCGGCGACAGAAAACGATCCGGCTGCTGTTGATCAAGCAGCAACAACGAATGAATCCGAGGAGGGTACCGCGAACCAGGAAGGAACTGCCGAGGATGACATGACGCCAGCTACTCCAGCTACTCCGGCTCAAGTCGAGCAACAACCTGCGACAGGAAACTCCACTACTGGTACATTAGGTGGAGACCTTACATTGTACATGAACAGCAATAAAATGGAGCAGGATGGAAAATCGTACCTTGCAGGCCAGCCAATGACTGTCAAAAACGGTGTATCCTATGTTGCGATTCGTGCATTGGTGGATCGTGTGGGATACGGAGTTAAATACGATAACAAAACCAAGGAGACCATCATTATCAGTGGTGACAATGAGCTCCGATTCAAAACAAACAGCAAGGTTTATACCGTTAATGGTGAGTCCAGAACGATGAAAGGCCCTGCGTATCAGCAAAAAAATACGTTTATGGTGCCGTTAACTTCCATTACTCAAGCGCTGAACATTTCCTATAAAGTGAATCAGTCGGCAAAAACCGTTGTGCTCAATCTACATAAGAAACCTGTTGCAAGCTTTGTGATTTCCCAAAAGGAAATTTTTGCGGGAGATACTGTGGATTATGTGACTTCCTATAGTTCTCCAAACGGTCTGGAGATCACGAGCGAACGCTGGACAGGTCGTCAGGATTCATTTGATCAAGCGGGTACATATACCATTTCATATCAAGTTCAGGATTCAAACGGCCAGTGGAGTGATCCCTATTCGGTTACCATTCAAGTTTTGCAGCCTAATCTTCCACCTGTAGCCATGTTCACAACGGACAAGGACCAATATAAAATGGGCGAAAAAATAACGTATTTGGATCAAAGTACAGATGATGAAGGCAAGATTGAGAAAACGGTTTGGGATAACAATCCGCTTGCATTCTTTGAACCTGGACCCAAAACGGTAACCTTGACCGTCACAGATAACCATGGGGCTACTGATACGTATTCCAAAGTCATAAACATAACCAATGAGACGTTATATAATGTTTCGGATTTTAATTTACTTTTCACACCGGTTGGACAGAAATTTACCTTCAATGGTGGCGAAGTGACTTCCATGGAGAAAGTACCTTATACGTATAGGGATGAGGCAAGTCTGCTCATTCGCAGCAACAGTCCGGAAACGGTTAATACGGAAGGCATTGTGTACCAGGAGTCTTCTTCAGGGCAAACGCGCTTCATGATTCACCATGTAAACAATACAGGCAAAAGAGTAAAAATGTATGTTATTGCAACAAATAACAACCCATATCCAGCAGTATTCGAGCAGCAAAATATGGGCTTCGCAGGACCGACACCGTTTGCTACTGTAGCCGGCAAATTGTCTATTGATAAATGGTTCAAGTCGATACAGACTGGAGCGGATCAAAAGAAAGAATATTTTGAACCAGGAGAAAGTAAACTGATTTTGACGGAACTCAATAAAACTCCGATGAAAGAAGGACAAGTAATCTCACTGTATTCGGATGCATTCAGCGATTATTCCCTGGATTATAACGTTATTCTGGTTGAAGAAAATAAAGACCCGTTCGAAGCGTTACCAACGCTGCCTGTACTCGATCGTGACGGTGTGCACAACCGTGGCACATACCCGAATGCAACTCGTGTTATAACCTACGACCAGCAAGTGGGAGCCACACCAGCGCGATTGCCCCTTGGAGACAATGCCAGTGACCCGAATTTGGTTGGAACGGATCCGATGGCTTACACCGATGCATCCAATGCAGGTAACTTTGGGGTGTTATACAAAATCACGTTAAGCAATGTTGCTCCGCGTACACTGATCTCGTTTAACCCACGTGGAGGAAAGTACTTTGGAGTAGCTCTTGTGAACGGTCAAGTTGTACAGATTGTCGATGGTAGTATATCGATCAACACGTCCAGTGAACAAAGCGTACTTTACCGAACAGGATCCTCTTCGGAGAGTGTAACCATCCTTTTCTCAGCCGCGCCAGGAAGCAACCTGCCAGTTAACCTGCTCTTCACACCGCTCCCAATGGAGAAGTAG
- a CDS encoding VOC family protein, whose amino-acid sequence MNFASVRVITDDVDRLVEFYEEVMGITAERPAPVFAELVLPSCTLAIGHSQTVPLFGVCSAVAADNRSVILEFRVHDVDAEYKRLKPVVDDWVKEPTTMPWGNRAILFRDPDGNLINLFQPVSEEAIKRFSGRG is encoded by the coding sequence ATGAATTTCGCTTCTGTACGTGTGATTACTGACGACGTGGATCGTCTTGTCGAGTTCTATGAGGAAGTTATGGGTATAACAGCGGAACGTCCCGCGCCAGTCTTTGCCGAACTCGTTCTGCCTTCGTGCACTCTGGCTATAGGCCACTCCCAGACAGTACCACTGTTCGGTGTTTGCTCCGCAGTGGCTGCTGATAATCGCAGTGTCATCCTCGAGTTCCGTGTTCACGATGTCGATGCCGAATACAAGCGCTTGAAGCCCGTTGTTGATGACTGGGTGAAGGAACCGACTACGATGCCGTGGGGGAATCGTGCGATATTGTTCCGTGATCCCGACGGTAATCTCATTAACCTCTTCCAGCCGGTGAGCGAGGAAGCGATTAAACGGTTCAGCGGTAGAGGTTGA
- a CDS encoding GNAT family N-acetyltransferase has protein sequence MEFVIYQKAIPIEFQTYLSIEHRAVLKKMPDFYAAVGALIQRKPAGVALIHLPVLDSKRTAKLLDINIDQAHRRQGLGRALMNQICSLLRKAGVHELTVEYLASEMNQPKLSAFFQACGFDLSVPGIYVYSSSLQVPSEFPWVRSLSLPDSFTTRPFYSISPEEREQIHGGLGEWYPSILDPFAEEELIDKSRSVFLRHHGEIVGWLIFEHFDDKTILCKTMFVRTPFQRMARGIALMAEASRRLSLDPVYSELVFFVEAENQPMVKFIKKHVCSPQLKEEILWRSQKTLH, from the coding sequence GTGGAATTTGTTATCTATCAAAAGGCTATTCCAATCGAGTTTCAAACCTATCTCTCGATAGAGCACCGTGCTGTTCTTAAGAAGATGCCAGACTTCTACGCTGCTGTGGGTGCATTAATTCAGAGGAAGCCAGCAGGAGTTGCATTAATCCATCTCCCTGTTCTCGATTCTAAGCGAACGGCAAAACTACTTGATATCAATATTGATCAAGCGCATCGCCGGCAAGGGCTTGGGCGAGCATTAATGAATCAGATCTGCTCACTGCTTCGAAAGGCAGGAGTTCATGAACTGACTGTTGAATATCTGGCGAGTGAGATGAATCAACCGAAGTTATCGGCTTTTTTCCAAGCTTGCGGCTTTGATCTTTCGGTCCCCGGTATCTATGTATACAGCTCATCACTGCAGGTTCCATCAGAGTTCCCATGGGTAAGAAGCTTATCCTTGCCCGATAGCTTTACAACCCGGCCTTTCTATTCCATTTCTCCTGAGGAACGGGAACAGATACATGGTGGGTTAGGAGAGTGGTATCCATCAATATTGGATCCATTTGCAGAAGAAGAGCTGATTGACAAAAGTCGAAGTGTTTTCCTGCGCCACCACGGGGAGATTGTGGGGTGGCTGATCTTTGAACATTTTGATGACAAGACCATTCTATGTAAAACCATGTTTGTCCGCACTCCTTTTCAGCGTATGGCCAGAGGTATAGCCTTGATGGCAGAGGCAAGCCGGAGGCTGTCACTGGATCCGGTGTATAGTGAATTGGTTTTCTTTGTGGAAGCAGAGAATCAGCCGATGGTGAAATTTATTAAAAAGCATGTGTGTTCTCCACAGTTAAAAGAAGAAATTTTATGGAGATCACAAAAAACACTTCATTAA
- a CDS encoding S-layer homology domain-containing protein — protein sequence MKKKLLIKVMTTTALLSASIQPAFASTELTDIQGSFAQDAIQKLAEAGIINGQGEGKFNPTGKITRQDFAIILSKALNLDVESAPVQPTFTDIPTDSYSYKYVEATAQAGLIRGLGNGTFGLGQNLSREDMAVLFARSLSYTAGTDITSGKASQLKFSDASSISDYAKDSVAVAVELGLINGNSNGTFNPQGNASREQVALVASKFLTAQQKIQEDLANQQSEEQDNAVPPSTTTDDVVPVPPVSSSGGSSSGNNGSPAAPTDSAAPTVAIMSSTPVPVGGNVSVTSSETGVVYLVPFEDTPTAISGLNILVTDHRAAKKSVTAANTQTFISTEGLVAGVYRAVAVDAAGNVSMPSATSIELVENTIQTTSIEFLDARTIALSYDEELDPTHIPTVFNEEGDTISSDLVVKALDGDVLYPISLNDEDVLISGNQVLIKLPFPVQFEDYLYISYQPQVEENALRTLSGKKAQSINGYKIQYSETNETELSLSLAPNASFVVNPSLGENDSILLSGTANPENYNKRSIKSLIQVKRGETVGNLIYNSVDKDFDIIDTEQQVLGSISVTSTSDALTINPNTDSGLTIVPSSSLSSMNTKLVFTLHEKGNDQSKRVTLLVTFDQTKPTVTDATYQNGNITLSFNEPITVSFPSGGSSTLEYAPSGDFTAEDKKVLFGAPAGMISPEIDYQFSLVNNQLVIILTEEAFTRYNFASPGKFRVTLNGYQDYAKNVLEQNQWEVSIPAIQD from the coding sequence TTGAAGAAAAAGCTACTCATCAAAGTCATGACAACTACTGCTCTGCTTAGTGCAAGCATCCAACCTGCTTTTGCTTCAACGGAACTGACGGACATCCAAGGTTCTTTTGCCCAAGACGCCATTCAGAAGTTGGCTGAGGCGGGAATTATTAATGGGCAAGGTGAGGGTAAGTTTAATCCCACTGGCAAAATAACCAGGCAGGACTTCGCAATCATTCTTTCGAAAGCTCTGAATCTGGATGTGGAAAGTGCGCCGGTACAGCCGACTTTCACGGATATTCCGACTGATAGTTACTCCTACAAATACGTGGAAGCCACTGCGCAAGCAGGCTTGATCAGAGGACTTGGTAACGGCACTTTCGGTTTGGGACAGAATTTATCCCGGGAAGATATGGCCGTTCTGTTTGCCAGATCACTAAGCTATACTGCAGGTACTGATATTACATCCGGTAAAGCATCGCAGCTGAAATTCTCGGATGCTAGCTCCATCTCGGATTATGCTAAAGATTCGGTAGCAGTAGCTGTAGAGCTTGGGTTGATTAATGGAAACAGCAACGGTACCTTTAATCCACAAGGCAATGCTAGCCGGGAGCAGGTAGCTTTGGTGGCCAGCAAATTTCTTACAGCTCAGCAAAAAATACAAGAGGATCTCGCGAACCAGCAGTCCGAGGAGCAGGATAATGCAGTACCCCCGAGCACAACGACTGACGATGTAGTGCCAGTTCCACCCGTGTCTTCTTCCGGCGGAAGCAGCAGCGGCAACAATGGAAGTCCTGCTGCCCCAACGGATTCCGCAGCTCCAACGGTTGCCATCATGTCATCCACGCCTGTTCCAGTTGGAGGAAACGTAAGTGTAACGAGTTCTGAAACCGGGGTTGTTTATTTGGTACCATTTGAAGACACTCCAACTGCAATATCGGGGCTCAATATATTGGTGACAGATCACCGTGCTGCCAAGAAGTCCGTCACAGCTGCCAATACCCAAACCTTCATCTCAACTGAAGGACTGGTTGCCGGAGTGTACCGGGCAGTTGCTGTTGATGCAGCAGGAAATGTTTCTATGCCTTCAGCTACATCGATTGAGTTAGTTGAGAACACAATTCAAACGACTTCAATCGAGTTTTTGGATGCCCGAACGATTGCCTTGAGTTATGATGAAGAGTTGGACCCGACTCATATTCCCACTGTTTTTAACGAAGAAGGGGATACAATTTCCTCTGATTTGGTTGTTAAAGCCTTAGATGGTGATGTTCTTTACCCTATTTCTTTAAATGATGAAGATGTCTTGATTTCTGGGAATCAAGTATTAATCAAATTGCCATTCCCGGTACAATTTGAAGATTATCTGTATATCTCCTATCAGCCTCAGGTCGAGGAAAATGCTCTACGCACCTTATCAGGGAAAAAGGCTCAGTCAATTAACGGATACAAAATTCAATACTCAGAGACGAATGAAACCGAACTATCCTTGTCTCTTGCACCAAATGCCTCTTTTGTAGTTAATCCTTCTTTAGGAGAGAATGACTCCATCTTATTATCTGGAACAGCCAATCCAGAAAACTACAATAAGCGCAGCATTAAGAGTTTAATTCAAGTTAAACGGGGAGAGACCGTAGGGAACCTCATATACAATTCAGTAGATAAAGATTTTGATATTATCGATACGGAACAGCAAGTGCTTGGCAGCATAAGCGTCACTTCTACCTCAGATGCGTTGACGATTAATCCCAATACGGATAGCGGATTAACTATTGTTCCTTCTAGCTCTTTATCGAGTATGAATACTAAGCTTGTGTTCACCCTTCACGAGAAGGGGAATGATCAGTCTAAGCGGGTTACATTGCTCGTTACGTTTGATCAAACCAAACCAACCGTGACGGATGCGACTTATCAAAATGGAAATATTACGCTGAGCTTTAATGAGCCGATCACTGTATCATTCCCTTCTGGTGGTAGTAGTACATTAGAATACGCACCTAGCGGTGATTTCACAGCAGAAGATAAGAAGGTATTATTTGGAGCGCCTGCAGGTATGATTAGTCCAGAAATAGATTACCAGTTTTCCTTGGTTAACAATCAGCTAGTAATTATTCTGACCGAGGAAGCTTTCACAAGGTATAACTTTGCATCTCCTGGGAAGTTCCGTGTAACACTTAATGGCTATCAAGATTATGCTAAAAATGTTTTAGAACAAAATCAGTGGGAAGTTTCTATTCCTGCGATTCAGGATTGA